Within the Pan troglodytes isolate AG18354 chromosome 2, NHGRI_mPanTro3-v2.0_pri, whole genome shotgun sequence genome, the region ataaataaatagattaataaaTAAAGTTGGGTAAACCTTTATTCAAATCCCAACCCCagcatttactgagtatctaGCTTTGACtttactgtgcctcagtttcctcaataaCAGGAAGTATAATTTTGAGAGGGTGATGTGAATTTTGCATCTCATACGATTacataggattaaatgagataaagtatgTTCACAGCCTGGTACATAATTGGTGGTcagtaaattattattatcacttttacttttttctttttttgttttgttttgattttttgtttttgagagagagtcttgctctgttgcccaggctggagtgcagtggcacgatgtcagctcactgtagccctccgcctcccaggttcaagccattctcctgcctcagcctcttgagtaactgggattgcaggtgcgcaccatcacacccggctgatttttgtatttttagcagagacgggatttcaccatattggccaggctggtctcgatcttttatttcttaaataaacaaTCTATAAGGGCTGTAACAGTTTAAAGTTTATAATTTGGGCCAGGcaaggtgactcacgcctgtaatcccagcactttgggaggcccaggtgggtggatcacctgaggtcaggagtttgagaccagcctggccaacatggtgaaaccccgtctctgctaaaaatagaaaaattagcccggtgtggtgccacatgcctgtaatcccagctacttgggaggctgaggcaggagaatcgctttaacccaggaggcagaggttgcagtgagctgagatcgcgccattgcactccagcctgggtaacaaaagcaaaactcggtctcaaaaacaaaaagtttataaTTTGGTTTGCTTTCATTATGCTTGCTTTCCTTatggatgaataaattaattcagATTCATAGTCCTATTTTGGTGTCAAAAGATTTAACTATAGGTCAGgcgtgagactgtctcaaaaaaaaaactatagaaggTAAATCATTTCAAAGAAATGTGGAAATTTACATATAATCACATATTTATCAATATATACAGTTTTTAGTATGTAGtacattgttttcaaaataatatatctTAATTAGTTCTGTATAACTTTCCAATTGATTAAAGATCTGGTGCCATTGTATTATTCAGTACCAGAAATGAGCTGTATTTTTGCTTAATAACTTCTTTCATGTTTTACTTACAGGCATTTTTTACCGTCTACAGAAACttattataattcatttttcCTGACTCCAGTAGTAAGAATTATACCAAGTAAGTGGACTGTATTGAAACTAATTAATTTTGTAACAGTTAATGAGAATTTAATTGGATAGTGGTTGCTGCACCTGTTGTGTTCTCAGTGGAACGTTGAATGTGACCTCATAAATAGgaaaattttttcttgaaaattatttatattctgaTCTGTGTGATGAGTACTTTTTTCTGGAAGCCAGGAGGCCGATACATATTTgtgacaatatttttttaaaggaaatgccTCCGCCTTTAGCTTGAAAACTACCTAAAAATACTTCCAGTGGTAGGAAATGTGCCTATAAAACTCCTAGTATGGTGCCATAGGCACAGTGTTTCTtttgttatatatacacaaaataaaatgacttaaaCATGTGGTTTATTGTAATTATCCAGTTCTCACAATTTATATCaacatttgaaaaagaattttttaacctccataagaaagaaaacagaaatcagtTTCTGCCTTGAAACCTGACTGGAAAACAATCTGAAATACAAACAGAGGCATcgtttaacatttttcttatacCATAGATTTTCAGGTGGCTCACATATTTCATATTGCCAATAAATTCTTCAGTTAGAATTTTTATAACGTCATTAACAGTTGTTATTTGtgacatttgttaattttttctcattttttagatTGAAAAGATATGAATGAAtatcctaaaaaaagaaaaaggaagactcTACACCCTTCTCGTTATTCAGGTcagtgtataattattttaaagttgggTATGGATTAATTCCCACAAAATTATATTCTCATCCATTTTCTCCTAAGTGATCAGATAAGACTTAAATATCTGGGTCAATATTTAGGTAAAACAACGGTTTAAATACATTATCTGAATATATATTCCTTATTGTCTACCATGTGCTAGGCACACATAAGAACTTTACAGACATTATATTATTCCTCACAGCTCTATgggttataaatatttaaaattagatagCCAAGGTTATTTACTTACATAGCATAATTGGGATTTGCATGTCTGATACCTAAGCTGTGCTTAAGACCCAATAATGACAACcttggtagaaaatattttacattattggGGAAAAAAGACTTTATCCTCTTTATTACTTTAGGAAATGTAAACTTTCATGCtgaatgtgtaattttttttttttttttttttttttttgagccagagtctcactctctagcccaggctggagtgccatggtgtgatgtcagctcactgcaacctctgctttctgggttcaagtgattctcctgcctcagcctcctaagtagctgggattacaggcgtgtaccgccacacctggctaattttttgtagttttaaagtagagatggggcttcaccatgctgcccaggctggatgacTGTGTAATTTTAGATCCTTTCATTGAGGTTGGCTCTGCTGTGTTGGCAGTATAAGAAAAGGGGTCTTTGTGGCCATCTCTAATACACCTCACATACATTTACTTGGGACCATCTCAGTCTTACCTATTAGTCTACCCAGCCTACACATTCTTCATATCTGAAGAAATTAAGCCTAGTATACTGCTTACTGGCCCTTCCTAGACAACACTTGAAATGACTATATTCAGAAGCCCTAAGTGGTCCTTACCATTTCCCCTATGTAACAACCTTTCTCTGCATGACATGGCACACCTTCCTGGTGTTTATTTCACTGTTTTGTGCAGTTAATACAGtgtttatcatatatttttattttgtgtgattCTGAGTATAAAACAAATGTATCcttgtatatttcaaagttgtTATGTTTTAGAGTATGTAATTTGTGGTTCTTTCAAAGTCCTATGTCAATATCGGATCTGAAATATAAAAGctttaaaagttgaaaacatataatattttcattacaGATACTATAATtaacattaagaacatttgtataAGTTAGATAACGGGAAGTTTCTCATTAAATGTGTATGTTTACTgtgcttgaaatatttttcattttatgttcaGATTCCTCTGGAATAAGCAGAATTGCAGATGGATTCAATGGAATTTTCTCTGATCATTGTTACAGTGTCTGTTCTATGAGACAgccagatttaaaatattttgacaacAAAGGTATATCTAATATTTTCgaaaatatgtttctttaaactgcttttacattttttattccttACTTGAAAATGTGGGTAAAATGTGGATTGATGATTTCAAAACAGACAAGTCTTTGAAATTTGTTACAATGTAAGAAAacaaagttgtatttttttaagaaagcaagtaattttaattattctttttttttttttttttttgagatggagtctcgctttgtcgcccaggctggagtgcagcagcgcgatcttggctcactgcaacctccgcctcccaggttcaagcaattctcctgcctcagcttcctgagtagctggggttacaggtgtgcgccaccacgctcagctaatttttgtacttgtagtagagacagggtttcaccatgttggtcaggctggtctcaaattcctgacctcatgatccgcccaccttggcctccaaaagtgctgggattacaggcttgagccaccgtgcccggctgtaattttaacttttaacattatttctgacatataaataaaaaagtgcACTCTCCTAAGTCCATTTTTTGAAGGGGGTGGGGTTAGGGGGAGACAGtcttcattctgtcacccatgtAGCCATGTCTCACTCCATGGATTATGGCTGACTGCATTCTTGACCTCttgagctaaagcaatcctcccactcagccttttgagtagctgggactacaggcacgcaccacgatgcctggctaattttttaaaatttttttgtaaagacagggtcttgctatgttgcccaggctggtcttgaactcctggcctcaagcagtcctcccatgttggcctcacagagtgctgagattgcaggtgtgagccacggctcTCAGCCCTAAATCCACTTTAGTTGGTTAGGAATTGGTGGCAATGCAGGAGTGACTCAGAGTTGGAGTATTTATGTTGAAAGGTTAAGAATAGTGTTAGACACAGTTCTACTCAGCTATACCACATAGTGTGGAAGAAAAGAACAGAGGGTGATTTGGTATTTTTCAATGTTGGATCTTCTATTGGCTCCTCTGTTCTAGAGCATTGGTGAATGATAACAATTTACAACTTGCACTTAAGCTGCTTCTGCAACCAGATTGACCCAGTTCCCTTGAGCTCCCGTTACAggcacagaaatataaattacaaaaaacaTGTAGAGTTAGAGAGTTAGAGACATCAGTATGAATTCCTGTTTAGCTTACTATAGATTCAGATGGCTACATACAGAATGCTtgtagatatgtgtgtgtatatatatgtggtacTGTACACACACACTTTGCTGTGTTAGCTGAGAGGGGCTAAAAGAAATGACACCCAGAAGCAGTGAGCATGAGCACATTCAGTGCCCAGGTCTTGGTTTCTAATGCCATTCTTTAGTAAAAGGAACTAGGCCTCCTTGggaaaatggctgattctaggtctggggcaggaaatatacaagatgaaccTGGAGCATTTTGTAGTGCTGGAAAATAGGAAAGTACTTAAAAAAACCTAAACACACGCACTTGACAGGGGTATGCCAAAGGAGCACACGTCAACTTAAAGAGCTCCCAACAGCCAAAACTGAAAACTTTGGGGACAAAAAATTATAACccagagtataaaataaatatccatgaattcatgctgttataaattattaaatagagGAGATGAGGCAAATCTGTGcagaaaaattccaaattatTAGACTtcatcttagccaaaaggccaagaagcagTAAAACTCCAAATTATTTATGTAGCTACTCCTCCCTCTAGGAGGTGGAATATAAGTCTGCACTCCTTAAGCGTGGTCTGCACATAGTGACTTCTTACAAAAGGTAAAGTATGGAAAGTAAAAGCACaactttaggccaggtgcggtggctcacgcctgtaatcccagcactttgggaggctgaggcaggcagatcacctgaggtcaggagtttgagaccagcctcaacatggagagaccctgtctctactaaaaatacaaaattagctgggcgtggtggtgcgtgcctgtaatcccagctactcgggaggctgaggcaggagaattgcttgaacctgggaggcggaggttgtgagccgagatcgcgccattgcactgcagcctgggcaacaagagcaaaactccatctcaaaaaaaaaaaaaaaaagagacaacttTATAGTGTTGAAACCTGATAAAGACTTAGCCAGGTGATCAAGATCAACATCAACAACCATAAATCATATTGATAGTATGTACCCTTGATAAGAAGTGATGAAAATGGCAATTTACCTCTGGTCTATCTCCCAGTAATCCATAATTCCAgcgtaatcatttaaaaaaaaagaaagcagacaaaTTCCATTAGCAAGGCATCCTACAGAATACCTGATTAGTACTCCTCAAGGAGtgagaaactgccacagccaACAATAGCATAGAGAGACATGGCACCTTAATGGAATGTGgtatcctggaacagaaaagggaCATTAGGTTAAAAACTAAGGGCATTTAGATGACTTTATTGACTTTATTAATAAGTTACCAGTATTggtcattaattgtaacaaatgtgccacaCTAATGTTAGATGTTAGTAGTGGAGAAACTGGGATACATGGGACCTCTCCATACTATCCTCTCAGATTTTTCTGTaattctaaaactattctaaaaaataaggtctattttaagaaaacatgatggatgggctgagtgtggtggctcacgcctataatcccaggtctttgggaggccaaggtgggaggatcgctgggaggccaggagttcaaggccagcctggacaacatagcaagaccccatctcaaaaaacaagaattacccgggcttggtggtgcatgcctgtagtcctatctactcaggaggctgaggctgaaggatcacttgagcccaggagtttgaggctgcagtgagtgagccatgatcatgccagtgtactccagccttggcagaCTGAGCAAAACTTGGTCCCTCGCAAAATGTTGAAGCCCAGTTTTCACTATTAACCTGTATTTCAGTTTCCCCATGCTAACTTTGAAACACTGGGGCTGGCCTGAGGGTATAAAGGCTTATTCAAACTCAGTAATTTAAACTTAAAATCCTAAGGAACTTCAAAAAGTGTAATCTAGTCCAAATGGGGCATCAATTCTaaagcatttgcttgtttgagcAGATTTTCTGTGTCTGAGGTATATAGATAACTTACCTTTTTATGACTAAATCCAAGTCCTTAGTTCCTGTTGGAATTCAAAATCGTATTTAAAAATTGATGCTTTGTTCTATAATTAATGCTTTGATTGTATAAATAATAAGTATTCTTCCAAAtccctttttacagatgatgatTCTGATACCGAGACGTCAAATGACTTGCCAAAATTTGCAGATGGAATCAAGGCCAGAAACAGAAATCAGAACTACCTGGTTCCCAGTCCTGTACTTAGAATTCTAGACCACACTGCCTTTTCTACAGGTTGGGGGAACTAATTTATAGCATTGATATATTTTGTAttggtgaattttttaaaaagtgcatgcaataaatttttttttgcccagTTGTATTTAACAGATCTTATTTAGTTATAGTCATATAATAGGTTTGTTTTATTCTTCAGAAAAATCTGCTGATATTGAAATTTGTGATGAAGAGTGTGACTCACCTGAATCAGTCAACCAGCAAACCCAAGAGGAGAGTCCTATAGAAGTTCACACTGCTGAAGATGTTCCAATTGCTGTAGAAGTGCATGCGATTTCTGAGGATTAtgatatagagacagaaaacaattcCTCTGAGAGTCTCCAAGACCAAACTGATGAAGAACCGCCAGCTAAACTTTGTAAAATTCTCGACAAGAGCCAAGCTTTGAATGTGACTGCCCAGCAGAAATGGCCTTTACTGAGAGCTAATAGCAGTGGCCTCTATAAATGTGAACTTTGTGAGTTTAACAGCAAATATTTTTCTGACTTAAAGCAGCATATGATCCTGAAGCATAAACGTACTGATTCAAATGTGTGTCGAGTATGCAAGGAAAGTTTTTCTACCAATATGCTTCTGATAGAACATGCCAAACTGCATGAAGAGGATCCCTACATTTGTAAATACTGTGATTATAAGACAGTAATTTTTGAGAACCTCAGCCAGCACATTGCAGACACCCATTTTAGTGATCACCTCTATTGGTGTGAACAGTGTGATGTACAGTTCTCCTCAAGCAGTGAACTCTACCTACATTTCCAGGAGCACAGCTGTGATGAACAGTACTTGTGTCAGTTCTGTGAACATGAAACTAATGATCCAGAAGACTTGCATAGCCATGTGGTAAATGAGCATGCATGTAAATTAATAGAATTAAGTGATAAGTATAACAATGGTGAACATGGACAGTATAGCCTCTTAAGCAAAATTACCTTTGACAAATGTAAAAACTTCTTTGTATGTCAAGTATGTGGTTTTCGGAGTAGACTTCATACAAATGTTAACAGGCATGTTGCTATTGAACATACAAAAATTTTTCCTCATGTGTGTGATGACTGTGGGAAAGGCTTTTCAAGTATGCTAGAATATTGCAAGCATTTAAATTCACATTTATCTGAAGGGATTTATTTATGTCAATATTGTGAATATTCAACAGGACAAATTGAAGATCTTAAAATTCATCTAGATTTCAAGCATTCAGCTGACTTGCCTCATAAATGTAGTGAGTGCTTGATGAGGTTTGGAAATGAAAGGGAATTAATAAGTCACCTTCCAGTCCATGAGACAACTTGATTATTCTCTTTAACTTACAGAAtgttagtttaaaataataaattcatccTTTTTTGGAGATGATTAAATGGATGATTGTAAACACAACTTATGAAATCTGCCTTTAACAagtaacttttttaaattataaaattttattggcattgctccattttctgtatataaatatatctttaatgTGGTATTTTCAATTGCGTGATAGTTTGTAGTTTCAACCACTCTTGGTGACTGTCATCCTGTTTCTTGCGTATTCTCTGATTTCATGaattgaaaagaaacaaatgtattGAAGAAGTGAGCTACAGTTTTCCTTCCTTAACCATGGGTGctagtaactttttaaaactcaAGACAAGATTAGTTTTTTATGTGTGAAGTCATTAAATTATTACACGACCAGAACTAAAATGCAATATACAATTAAGTCCACGGATACTCCCATTAATGAGAAATAACACTAGGAAGCCACTATTACAGGAAGAAAAGATTTGGTTTTCATGGcagtctgtttttttaaaaaaatttttttgagccaCTatctattgttaaatattttaagatgggATGAGGGAGGAACTAATAAGGGcttacacaataaaaaataactatatcATAACTCATTCATAACTtgatgtttcattttctgttgAGGAACCATAAATTCATTCACagacttaatatttttttcttagagatggtctcgttctgttgtccaggatggagtgcagtggttgatCATAGCTCCCGGGCTGTAGTctcccaggctcgagcaatcctcccacttcaccctcctgcatagctaggactacaggcacgtggcaccatgcccgctaagtttttaaatttcttgtagagatgagatctcgctgtgttgcccaggccagtctcaaactcctggactcaagcaatcctcccaccttggccttccaaatcactgggattataggcatgagccattacgcCTGACTCTTGCCCAAATTTCTGATGTCAAATTGTTCATTGACAGAAAACCCACTGAAGTATTTAAAGTTAGGAAGatctgggagatagaggttgctgGCATGAAAATGTATAACTTAcaacatttattaataaaatgataaattagcATCAATATTAGTTCgtatggctgccataacaaattactacaaactgaGTTGCCTACCTAGCAGAAATTTATggtctcacagttgtggaggccaGACATTCAAAATGGAGTTATTGgcagttggttccttctgagggttgTGGGGGAAGGATCTGTTTCAGGTctgtccttggcttgtagatggatAGCCTCATGttcacatggtgttctccctgtgtgcaaATCTGTCccccaaatttcctcttttttttttttttttgcttttttaattttttgagacagaatttcactcttgtcgcccaggctggagtacagtggcgcgatctcagctcattgcaacctccgcctcccaggttcaagtgattctcctgcctcagcttcccaagtagctggggttaacaggcgtcagccaccacgccaggctaattttgtatttttagtagaaacggggtttcaccacgttggccaggctggtctcaaattcctgacctcaggtgatccacctgcctcagtctcccaaagtgctgggattacaggcatgaggcaccgcccCAGgccaaatttcttgtttttataaagACTCCAGTCATATTGATTGGATTAGGGCCCGTCCCAATGTCCTCCTTTTAACTTAAAGACCtgatctccaaataaggtcatattctaaGGTGCTGAggtttaggacttcaacatatgaatttgggagggaaCACAATTGAGTAGCAGAGTCTGAAACAGCAGTATAAAG harbors:
- the ZNF639 gene encoding zinc finger protein 639 isoform X1, producing the protein MNEYPKKRKRKTLHPSRYSDSSGISRIADGFNGIFSDHCYSVCSMRQPDLKYFDNKDDDSDTETSNDLPKFADGIKARNRNQNYLVPSPVLRILDHTAFSTEKSADIEICDEECDSPESVNQQTQEESPIEVHTAEDVPIAVEVHAISEDYDIETENNSSESLQDQTDEEPPAKLCKILDKSQALNVTAQQKWPLLRANSSGLYKCELCEFNSKYFSDLKQHMILKHKRTDSNVCRVCKESFSTNMLLIEHAKLHEEDPYICKYCDYKTVIFENLSQHIADTHFSDHLYWCEQCDVQFSSSSELYLHFQEHSCDEQYLCQFCEHETNDPEDLHSHVVNEHACKLIELSDKYNNGEHGQYSLLSKITFDKCKNFFVCQVCGFRSRLHTNVNRHVAIEHTKIFPHVCDDCGKGFSSMLEYCKHLNSHLSEGIYLCQYCEYSTGQIEDLKIHLDFKHSADLPHKCSECLMRFGNERELISHLPVHETT
- the ZNF639 gene encoding zinc finger protein 639 isoform X2, translating into MNEYPKKRKRKTLHPSRYSDDDSDTETSNDLPKFADGIKARNRNQNYLVPSPVLRILDHTAFSTEKSADIEICDEECDSPESVNQQTQEESPIEVHTAEDVPIAVEVHAISEDYDIETENNSSESLQDQTDEEPPAKLCKILDKSQALNVTAQQKWPLLRANSSGLYKCELCEFNSKYFSDLKQHMILKHKRTDSNVCRVCKESFSTNMLLIEHAKLHEEDPYICKYCDYKTVIFENLSQHIADTHFSDHLYWCEQCDVQFSSSSELYLHFQEHSCDEQYLCQFCEHETNDPEDLHSHVVNEHACKLIELSDKYNNGEHGQYSLLSKITFDKCKNFFVCQVCGFRSRLHTNVNRHVAIEHTKIFPHVCDDCGKGFSSMLEYCKHLNSHLSEGIYLCQYCEYSTGQIEDLKIHLDFKHSADLPHKCSECLMRFGNERELISHLPVHETT